One Manduca sexta isolate Smith_Timp_Sample1 chromosome 26, JHU_Msex_v1.0, whole genome shotgun sequence genomic region harbors:
- the LOC115441071 gene encoding THUMP domain-containing protein 1 homolog codes for MGDARKKKKFYFRKRRNKYFLEPGFRGFFCTCNFREKDCVKEVYNLLNEYAGKLYPELGAEELPASAAPTSNAPEGTSGSDSDEETDIGDLLKREVESMKKDSQKSLKHKRFQVVETGASNCIFVKTNLPSPEELTTAIIKDLFSTRTQKTRHVLRLLPIMATCKANLPDIMECAGSLFDKYFLKEPSTFAVIFNKRFNNSVSRELIIKELADLIVLKNGDNKADLKNPGLCIIVEIIKGICLLSIVDNYFTYKKYNLNELCKEESNDTEATQAKKFKSNGNSKSEDQSEPQ; via the coding sequence ATGGGCGATGCTAGGAAGAAGAAGAAATTCTATTTTCGAAAGCGTAGAAACAAATACTTTTTGGAACCCGGTTTTAGAGGATTTTTCTGCACGTGTAACTTTAGGGAGAAAGATTGTGTGAAAGAAGTGTACAATTTGTTGAACGAGTATGCTGGAAAACTGTATCCTGAGCTTGGAGCCGAAGAGCTGCCGGCGTCAGCCGCGCCCACAAGCAATGCTCCTGAAGGAACTTCGGGAAGCGATTCCGACGAGGAGACTGACATTGGGGATCTACTCAAACGGGAAGTAGAATCAATGAAAAAAGATTCACAGAAATCTTTAAAGCACAAAAGATTTCAAGTGGTTGAAACTGGTGCTtctaattgcatttttgtaaAGACGAATTTGCCTAGTCCTGAAGAACTGACTACTGCTATTATCAAAGATTTATTTTCTACTAGAACACAAAAAACTCGGCATGTGCTACGTTTGCTGCCTATAATGGCAACTTGTAAAGCAAATTTGCCAGACATAATGGAGTGTGCGGGCAgtctatttgataaatatttcctGAAAGAACCATCTACTTTTGCTGTAATATTCAACAAACGCTTTAACAACAGTGTGTCTCGGGAGCTGATTATCAAGGAGCTAGCAGATCTgattgttttgaaaaatggtgACAACAAAGCTGATTTAAAAAACCCAGGCCTCTGTATTATTGTAGAAATTATCAAAGGCATTTGCCTTCTGAGCATTGTGGACAATTACTTcacatataaaaagtataatttaaatgaactaTGTAAAGAGGAATCAAACGATACAGAGGCAACTCAAGCAAAAAAGTTCAAGAGTAATGGTAACTCGAAATCAGAGGATCAAAGTGAACCTCAATGA